In the genome of Cryptomeria japonica chromosome 8, Sugi_1.0, whole genome shotgun sequence, one region contains:
- the LOC131054662 gene encoding F-box/FBD/LRR-repeat protein At5g56420 has translation MEIKIDRLSDLPDNLLCCNILSRLSLKDAIRTSLLSHRWKSLWRNIPHIDFSLSFFDSLIRLTCRLAETAEMKSSVKYIENVINNIISLHSTSLESVRFDLSFQGGQNRLGGKILNNVSIEQCIKGAAVKGVKRVSLYYRGMCRRQVPSSLFACELLRVLEMEGFWITEIPSDFRGFLFLKACSLLDVGDLTHARLQQLIALCPHLEKLVIKRCAGLFNLRICAPNLSYLNLGTSSIENFTADCPQLVELKIKDCFMLCKFELNSSPFLQEMEPSDISSLEEIPALKSLKKLSLRIGLDTPFGVLISTFPDLEELKITDILIQDMVAGEVVSDTAFPKLKKVVVHISSDIWGQKEVGLLDFLLSNAPKLNSMALCHASVGTTLFTDPEFMSQFMSQI, from the exons ATGGAGATTAAGATTGATAGGTTGAGTGACTTGCCTGACAATTTATTGTGCTGCAATATTCTTTCTCGTCTCTCACTGAAAGATGCCATTCGCACTTCTCTTCTGTCTCACAGATGGAAATCCCTCTGGAGAAACATTCCCCACATCGATTTTTCTCTGTCTTTCTTCGATTCACTCATAAGGCTTACATGCCGCCTTGCAGAAACGGCAGAAATGAAATCCTCTGTTAAGTACATAGAAAATGTGATTAACAATATCATTTCGCTTCACTCTACCTCTCTTGAGAGTGTGCGGTTTGATCTTTCCTTCCAGGGAGGGCAGAATCGATTAGGGGGAAAAATACTCAACAATGTGAGCATTGAGCAATGCATAAAAGGGGCAGCTGTGAAGGGAGTGAAAAGAGTTTCTCTTTATTACAGGGGAATGTGCAGAAGGCAAGTGCCATCTTCTCTTTTTGCCTGTGAGCTTTTAAGGGTTTTGGAAATGGAGGGTTTCTGGATTACAGAAATACCCAGTGATTTTAGAGGTTTTCTGTTTTTAAAGGCTTGTTCTCTTTTGGATGTTGGTGATTTGACTCATGCGAGGCTGCAGCAGCTCATAGCATTGTGCCCACATCTTGAGAAGTTGGTGATCAAGCGCTGTGCTGGCTTGTTTAATTTGCGAATCTGCGCACCCAATCTCAGTTACTTGAACTTGGGAACTTCTTCTATAGAAAACTTTACAGCAGATTGTCCCCAGTTGGTTGAGCTCAAAATAAAGGATTGTTTCATGTTGTGTAAATTTGAGCTTAATTCGTCCCCTTTTCTGCAAGAAATGGAGCCATCAGATATTTCATCACTAGAAGAGATTCCGGCTTTGAAATCCCTGAAAAAATTATCCCTTCGAATAGGATTAGATACTCCATTTGGAGTACTCATCAGCACATTTCCAGACCTTGAAGAGCTGAAAATCACAGACATTCTCATCCAG GACATGGTAGCAGGGGAAGTTGTATCAGACACGGCATTCCCCAAACTGAAGAAAGTAGTCGTCCATATTTCATCAGACATATGGGGTCAGAAGGAAGTAGGTTTGTTGGATTTCCTTCTTAGCAATGCTCCCAAGTTAAATTCCATGGCTCTCTGTCACGCTTCAGTTGGAACAACATTATTTACTGATCCAGAGTTCATGAGTCAGTTTATGAGTCAGATTTAG